In Phycisphaerae bacterium RAS1, the DNA window CGAGGGCGATCAGCATGTCGGGCTGAAAATCGCGAGCCGCCGCCAACCCGGCCGCCACGTGCGCCGTGGTGGGATTCTCGCGCACCCCGTCGAAGATGCACACGACGATCGCCGCCTGTTTCAGGGCGGCGACGGCGCGATCAATGTGACCCACGGCGATCAGACCCGGATCGGTGACCAGCAGAACGCGGCGCGGCCCCTCGCCGCGCGCCAGCTCGCCCAGCCGTTCGAGCGCCCCGGCGCGCAGTACGACCCGCACACTGGACGCGGCGACCATCGCCGACAGGTCAGGCATTCCGTCTCACACGATCACTTGGCTTGTCCGGCCGGCGTCGCCTACAGGCCTCTGGTCAGCCGCCCTCAATGATCGCGATAAACGGGTTGATATCAAGGATGTCGATCTCGCCGTCGCCGTTCGTGTCCGCCAGGTTGCGGTCGCAGTCCGGATAGGCGGCGGCATAACCGGCCGGATCGCTGAGCGCCAGGATGAACGCGTTGATGTCGAGAATATCCACCACGCCGTCGCAGTTCAGGTCGCCCGGCGCGAAGGTCTGCGGCGGCGTCCATGTCGCCATCGAGCGCGGCGCGATGCCGCCGGTGAGGTAGATGCTCCCGCCGTTCATGGTAAACGAGCCGTTGGCGCCCAGGGCGAACGAATAGACGCCCGTCAGCCCATCCGTCGCGGTCGAGTTGTCGGTGACGAACACGCTACCGCCAAGCGAGCGCACGTCGCCCAACGTCCCCTGGAGGCCCACGTCAAACACGAACCCGGTTGGCGCCAGCACGCCCGTCCCCGCCGCCAGAGACAGCGACCGCATGGTCGCATCCGTGCCGTGACCGGCGATCACGAAATTTCCGCCGTCCGCCACATAGACGTTTGACGGCGACGCTCCGCCGGTTTGAAACGGCTGCCCGGCGATCGGCGTGAGCGAGCCGTCGCCGTTGATCTGCATCGCAACGACGTCCTGCCCGCTGCCGCTGATGCCGCCGGCCCCATACAGGTATCGGCCGTCGGGCGTCACGTTGATCTCCAGCGCGAACGGCGCGCCGGTCGGCTCGGATTCGATGAACGCCAGCGATCCGACGGGACCGATGGCATAGACGTGAATGACGCGCGCCGCCGAATCGCTGGCGTACAGATAGTCACGATTCGGGTCGACGGCCAGGTAGCCCACGCCGGTGCCGGGCGTCACGAAACCGACTGGCGTCAACGACGGCCCGGCGGGGTTCCACTCGTAGGCCGTGATGCGATCCGGACTGGCCTGCGTCAGGAGCACCGCCAGGTACGTGTCGTCCAGCCAGATCAGGTCGAGCGGCGCATCGAAACCGGCCGGCAGCGTCACGGCCAGCCGCTGCGTGACCGAGGCGTCGGCGGCGACTTCGTACACGAACAGCCCGTCGAGATCGCCCGCCGGATGCGCGGTCGCCAGCCAGCGCCCGTTCGGGCTCAGTGCGATCTCGTACGAATTGCAGCCGGCGCAGGGCACGGTCGTGTTCGGACGGGAACCGGTCACGACGCGGTTGACAAACGTCAGCGTGCCATCCGGGTTGACGGAAAACGCCGAAACGCTGCCTTCCAGGTTGCCATTGTTGCTGACCCAAAGCGACGGAACGGTTGACTGCGCGTACGCGAGCGTGGCGGCCAGTGCCAGCGCCCCACCGATCAGCGTACGGACAAGCGGAACAGGGTAGGTAATGAGCATGAGCAGACGCTCCTTTCTCCTCAGAGTTACGACCTTGCTCCCCCCGAGCACAATCTCGCGCAACAGCAAGCTCCAGTATAGCAAAAACGCGGCCGGGTTATCCGTCCGAACCCGCCGCGCCAAGCGGCGGGTCGACGTCCCGCCCCGACCGAACCCGCCGCGCCAAGCGGCGGGGTGACGTCCCGCTCCGTCCGAACCCGCCGCGCCAAGCGGCGGGTCGACGTCTCCGGCCCGACCGAACCCGCCGCGCCAAGCGGCGGGGTGACGTCCCGCTCCGTCCGAACCCGCCGCGCCAAGCGGCGGGGTGACGTCCCGCTCCGTCCGAACCCGCCGCGCCAAGCGGCGGGGTGACGTCCCGCTCCATCCGAACCCGCCGCGCCAAGCGGCGGGGTGACGTCCCGCTCCATCCGAACCCGCCGCGCCAAGCGGCGGGGTGACGTCTCCGGCCCATGAGGCGCGCTCGCCTACGATCGTCAACCCGCCGCTTGGCGCGGCGGGTTCGGAAACGCGACCCAATGCGACGGCGTCTGTAACTATCGCGCTGACGCCCGCAAACGCAAATCACGCACGAGGATTGGCAGAACCTGGCGCCCCGCGCCCCGCTCCCTGCACCCTGTGCCCGCGCCCCGGTTATGATGCGCGGACTTTCAGGAGGAACACCCATGGGACCATTAGCCGGAAAAGTCGCCCTCGTGACCGGCGCCAGCCGCGGCATCGGCCGGGCCATCGCCATCGCGCTGGCCGAGCGCGGCGCGGATGTCGCCGTCAATTACTCTTCACATGGCGGCCCGGCCGAGGACGTGTGCGAGGCCATTCACAAGCTCGGTCGAAAGGCGATCACCGTGAAGGCCAACATCGCCAACGATGCCGAAAACCACAGCATGGTCTCGACTGTGCAGGCGGAGCTCGGCCCAATCGGCGTGCTCGTCAACAATGCCGGAATCACGCGCGACAAGTCCTTCGCCAAGATGACCTATGAAATCTGGAAGGAAGTCCTCGACGTGGACCTCACCGGTCCGGCGATGGTGACGCATGAGTGCCTGCCGAGCATGGTCGAGGCCGGCTGGGGCCGGGTCGTATTCATCACGTCGGTGATCGGCCAGATGGGCAACTTCGGCCAGAGCAACTACGCCGTCGCCAAGGGCGGGCTGATCTCGCTGACGCGCACGCTGGCCCGCGAGACGGCCCGCAAGGGCGTTACCGTGAACGCCGTCGCCCCGGGTTTCATCGAGACGGACATGACCTCCGTCGTCGCGCCGGCAGCCCTCGAGGCGATCAAGAGCCAAACGCCGGTCGGCCGGCTGGGCAAGCCGGAGGAAGTGGCCCATGCGGTCTGCTTCCTGGCGAGTCCGATCGCGGCGTTCATCACCGGCGAGGTGATCAACGTGAACGGCGGACTGTACATGGGATAGCGCAGCCGGCGGCGGCACGCGGACTCGCGTCGCGCGCGGCCCTCCGTCCGAACCCGCCGCGCCAAGCGGCGGGTCGACGTCCCGCTCCGTCCGAACCCGCCGCGCCAAGCGGCGGGGTGACGTCCCGATCCATCCGAACCCGCCGCGCCAAGCGGCGGGGTGACGTCCCGCTCCGTCCGAACCCGCCGCGCCAAGCGGCGGGGTGACGTGCCGGTCCATCCGAACCCGCCGCGCCAAGCGGCGGGGTGACGTCCCGCTCCGTCCGAACCCGCCGCGCCAAGCGGCGGGGTGACGTCCCGCTCCGTCCGAACCCGCCGCGCCAAGCGGCGGGGTGACGGCCCGATCCATCCGAACCCGCCGCGCCAAGCGGCGGGGTGACGTGCCGCTCCATCCGAACCCGCCGCGCCAAGCGGCGGGGTGACGTCCCGATCCATCCGAACCCGCCGCGCCAAGCGGCGGGGTGACGTCCCGATCCATCCGAACCCGCCGCGCCAAGCGGCGGGGTGACGTCCCGCTCCATCCGAACCCGCCGCGCCAAGCGGCGGGGTGACGTCCCGCTCCATCCGAACCCGCCGCGCCAAGCGGCGGGGTGACGTCCCGCTCCATCCGAACCCGCCGCGCCAAGCGGCGGGGTGACGTCCCGCTCCATCCGAACCCGCCGCGCCAAGCGGCGGGGTGACGTCCCGCTCCATCCGAACCCGCCGCGCCAAGCGGCGGGGTGACGTCCCGCTCCATCCGAACCCGCCGCGCCAAGCGGCGGGGTGACGTCCCGCTCCATCCGAACCCGCCGCGCCAAGCGGCGGGGTGACGTCCCGGCCTCTGGGGCGCCGCTTGCGTTCGATCGTCAACCCGCCGCTTGGCGCGGCGGGTTCGGAAAAGCCGCCCGACCGGCGGCGGCCAGGAAAAATCTATTGGACGTGGCCGGCGATTTGGGTATGCTGTAAGTCACTTTGCCGGGTCTTCGGCTTAACGCGCTGGTCGAACCACCTGTTTCCCCAAGAGAGGCCACGATGTCCAAGTTGCGGTTGGCGTTCCTGCCTGCTGTTGTTGCGCTGTCCCTCCCCGTGTGCTACGTTCTGGCTCACCCCGACGACCCCAAGATCCGCGATCGTCAGCCGGCCTACGTCGGCGACGGCTGGACCAAGGGCGGCGGCGGTTCGCTCGGCATGCAGTTCCCGTCGCAAAACGTCGAGTTGCTCGCCTGGCTGCCCCTGGGCTGGTTCAACAGCGGCGCCAACTCAGCTAACTCCTGCTGGGGCTACGTATCTCCCGGCGGGCATGAGTACGCCATCATCGGTCTCTCCAGCGGCACCGGCTTTGTCCGCGTGACCGATCCGAACAACCCCGTGCTCGTCGCGCACATCGCCGGGCCAAACAGCCTGTGGCGCGACATGAAGGTCTACCAGAACTATTGCTACTCGATCAGCGAGGGCGGCAGCGGCATCCAGGTCATGAGCATGGCCAACATCGATAGCGGCGTGGTCACGCTGGTGAATACGGTCACCACCGGCGGAACCGCCGCCACGCACACCCTGGCGCTGAACGAGACCAGCGGCTTTCTGTATCGCGCCGGCGGCGGCAGCAATGGCATCCGCATCTACAGCCTCGCCAACCCCGCCAGCCCCACTTTCGTCACCCAGTGGACCGACCGCTACACGCACGAAGCCCAGGTCGTCACCTATACCAGCGGCCCTTTCGCCGGCCACGAAATCGCCTTCCTCTGCGGCGGCTTCAACGGCGGATACGACCAGACCGGCCTCACCATCCTCGATCTGACCGAGGCGATCGACGGCGACGCCGACCTCACGATCACCCAGATCGGACAGGCTTACTACCCCGACGGCGAATTCTCGCACCAGGCGTGGCTCACGCCCGATCGCCACTACATGTACCTGGACGATGAGCTGGATGAGGGCACGGCCGCGACTCCCAGCACGCGGACGATCATCATCGATGTCAGCGACCTCACGAACCCGACCTACGTCGGCGCCTTCACGACGCCCAACACCGCCATCGGCCACAACCTCTACACCCGTGACAACCTGATCTTTGAAGCCAATTACCGCAGCGGCCTGCGCGTGTTCGACGCTTCCAACCAACTGGCGCCGGTCGAAGTCGGTTTCTTCGACACCTGGCCGAGCGACGACTTGCCCAACTTCAACGGCCTGTGGAACAACTACCCCTACCTCCCCAGCGGCATCATCCTCGGCAGCGACATCGAAAAAGGCATGTTCATCTGGCGCTACGGTCCGCCGCGCCTGAACTACAACTACCCCGGCGGCCAGCCTTCGCTGCTCGATCCGCTGGGCGCGACCATCGCCGTCGAGATCACGGCCTCATCCGGCAACACGCTCGACCAGCTCTCGCCGACGCTCACGTACAACGCCGGCGGCGGCGATGTCACCGTGCCGCTGCAGCACATGGGCGGCGACCTCTTCAACGCAAACTTCCCGTCGCTCCCCTGTGCGGCGACCGTGACTTACTACATCTCCGCCTCCACCACCGGCGGCGACACCGTCACCAGCCCGCCCGGCGCGCCCAGCGGCGGGACATTCTCCGCCACCGTCGCCTCCAGCATCAACACCGGCTTCGCCGACAACATGGAGACCAACACCGGCTGGAGCACGCCCGCCCCCGGCGATACGGCGACCAGCGGCCTGTGGGTCCGCGTCGATCCCGTCGGAACGACCGCGCAGCCTGAAGATGACAATCCGGACGGCGTCGGCACGTTCTGCTGGGTGACCGGCCAGGGCGTCGTCGGCGGTGCGGCGGGTACGGCGGATGTGGACAACGGCATTACGACGCTGACGTCGCCCACGCTCGACGCGACGGCCGGCTCGCTGGCGTACGTGGTGTACTACCGCTGGTACTCGAACAACCTGGGCGGCGCGCCGAACGCCGACTCAATGCCGATCCAGATTTCCAACAACAACGGCGGAAGCTGGGTGCTGCTCGAAGACGTCACTGAAAACGCCAGCGCCTGGGTTCGCAAGGCTTGGCGCGTTTCCGACTTCGTAACGCCGACCAGCCAGATTAGCGTCCGCTTCATCGCTCGCGACCTGGCCACCGCCTCGCTCGTCGAAGCCGGCGTGGATGACGTTCAGATCATCTACTACAACTGCGACGCCGCGACGCTCGGCGACATGAACTGCGACGGGACGGTCGACATCCTCGACATCAACCCGTTCGTGCTGGCGCTCAGCGATCCGGCCGCGTACGCCGCGGCGTTCCCCGATTGCAATGTGAATCTGGGCGACATCAACGGCGACGGCGAGGTGAACGTGCTGGATATCAACCCGTTCGTCGCGCTGGTGTCGGGCGGTTGATCCACGCGTCGGAGCCGGGCTGAATCCTGCCGTTCCGACACGTAACCGGTGAACTCTTCGGGAGCGGCTGCGACGCAGGCCGCTCCCGCTTGTTTTGGCACGCTCGCGTGAGCCCAGAAGTCCGGGTAAGCCCGCCGGCTTGTCCGAACCTGCCGCGCCGAGCGGCGCGGTGACGTCGCTGTCCAGTGTGGCGCCGATCGGCCCTCTATCGTCACCCCGCCGCTCGGCGCGGCGGGTTCGGACAGGCAGGCCCGACGCGCCCTACAATACAGAATCAACGGCAGGCACGCGGAGGCCCACGTGAAGCGACCCTCAGCTTGTTTTATCGCTCGTACACTTGTTTTCTGCGTTCCGACAGTCGCGGGACTGCATTCGCCGCCGGCCGCCGCCCAGTGCCCGCCGCTGGAAGGCCCAAAATTGCTGGCCGACGACGGCAGTGTTGAGGACGCCTTCGGCCTGTCCGTCGCCATGCGGCGGGACTACGCGATCTGCGGGGCCTACTACGTCGCCGATGGAACGGGCGCGGCATATGTGTTCAAGCGAACCGCCGGCCAATGGGCGCAGCAAGCCAGGCTCACGATCGCCGGCGGAATGCCCAGCGACCTGGCGGCACGTGCGGTCGCGATTGACGATGACGTGGCCGTTCTCAACTCCGAGTTCGACGACGAAGGGGCGTTCGACGCGGGGGCGGCATACGTGTTCGAGCGCAGCGGCACGGTCTGGGCGCAGGTCGACAAGCTCATCGCGCTCGACGCAGCGGATGACGCAAACCTCGGACACGCGGTCGCCGTCTTCGGCGACACGATCGTCGTGGGCGCGCCCGGCGACAGCCCTTGCCCATCCGATCCATTCTGCGGCGCCGGTTCGGCGTACGTTTTTGTCCGCAGCCAGGCGGACTGGGTGCAGCAGGCCAAGCTGATTGCCAACGACGCGGCCGCCGACGCGGACTTCGGCTGGTCGGTGGCGGTGTTTGGCGACATGGCGGTGATCGGCGCGCCCGGCGACGACGGCGGACGAGGCGCCGCCTACGTCTTCACGCGCAGCGGGACGACATGGACGCAGGAAATCAAGCTGACCGACGTCGAAGGCAGTCTCAACGATGCGTTGGGCTGGTCCGTCGCTGTCAGCGGCGGCACGGTCGCCGCCGGTTCGCCGCAAGCAAACAGCGGCGCGGCGGCGAGCGGCGTGACGGTCGTGTTCGCCAAGCGCGACGGTGACTGGTCCACACAGGCGCGGCTGATGCCTGACGATCCGCTCGTGGACGGGCGTTTCGGTTGGTCGGTCGCGACCGATGGCGGGCTGACGCTGGTCGGCACGCCGGGCGACGACGCCGCGTGCGCCGGCGATCCCTTCTGCGATTCGGGTGCGGCCTACCTTTTCGCTCGGTCTTTGACGACGTGGTCGCCGCGCGGCAAGCTGCGGCCGGCGGACTCGGCCGGCGGCGATCAGTTCGGCGTGGCGGTGGCGCTGAGCGACGGCGCGGGACTGATCGGCTCGCCGCTGGATGACGATCTGGGGTCCGTTTCCGGCTCGGCATACATATTTCGGGCCGGGGCGCCGCGCGGCGACATGAACTGTGATTGCGCGGCCAACGTGCTGGATATCAACTCCTTCGTCCTGGCCCTGCTCGATCCGGCGGACTACGCGGCGCTGCACCCGTTCTGCCGAATCGAAGCCGGCGACATCAACGGTGACGGCCGCGCGGATGTGCTGGACATCAATGACTACGTGGCGCTGCTGCTGAGCGGGGGATAATCCCTACTCTTTCGGGTGGAACGGGCATCTTGCCCGTTCGTGAGACCGCGGGGACGGGCGAGACGCCCGTCCCACCCAGATGTTCACAGCCTCAGACGCCCGTCCGACCCAGAAGTGCACATGCTCTCCCCTCACCGGCTGCTCCACACCGCCGCGCCCCCGCGCCGCTCCGGGTCGTGGAAGTAGAGAAAACGGTGCAACCCTTCCTCGCCGTGGCACGCCGTGCAGGCGTTGGGCGTCGTGAACGCGCGCAGCATCAGCCGCGCGGCGCGCTGCACCGGGGCCGAGGCGGGGAGGTCGGCGGCATCTCGTCCGTGCGGCTGGTGACACGTGCGACAGGTGATCGTCCCATTCGGGCTGCGGCGGCCAGCCGCGTCAAACAGCGGTAAGCCCCCGCCAACTTCGAACATGGGCACATCGGGATGCGACCAGATCGGTGGCAAGCCGGGCGGATCGGCCCCGCTGCAATGACATTCGACGCACAACCGGTCCGCGGTGGGCGACGACGCGACATCCAAACTGGCAACGAGGCTGGCGTACGACGCGAGCTGCCTCGGCCAGAGCAACTCGGGCTGTGTGTTGTCGTGATTCCCA includes these proteins:
- a CDS encoding Lactonase, 7-bladed beta-propeller; this translates as MLITYPVPLVRTLIGGALALAATLAYAQSTVPSLWVSNNGNLEGSVSAFSVNPDGTLTFVNRVVTGSRPNTTVPCAGCNSYEIALSPNGRWLATAHPAGDLDGLFVYEVAADASVTQRLAVTLPAGFDAPLDLIWLDDTYLAVLLTQASPDRITAYEWNPAGPSLTPVGFVTPGTGVGYLAVDPNRDYLYASDSAARVIHVYAIGPVGSLAFIESEPTGAPFALEINVTPDGRYLYGAGGISGSGQDVVAMQINGDGSLTPIAGQPFQTGGASPSNVYVADGGNFVIAGHGTDATMRSLSLAAGTGVLAPTGFVFDVGLQGTLGDVRSLGGSVFVTDNSTATDGLTGVYSFALGANGSFTMNGGSIYLTGGIAPRSMATWTPPQTFAPGDLNCDGVVDILDINAFILALSDPAGYAAAYPDCDRNLADTNGDGEIDILDINPFIAIIEGG
- the fabG_4 gene encoding 3-oxoacyl-[acyl-carrier-protein] reductase FabG, which produces MGPLAGKVALVTGASRGIGRAIAIALAERGADVAVNYSSHGGPAEDVCEAIHKLGRKAITVKANIANDAENHSMVSTVQAELGPIGVLVNNAGITRDKSFAKMTYEIWKEVLDVDLTGPAMVTHECLPSMVEAGWGRVVFITSVIGQMGNFGQSNYAVAKGGLISLTRTLARETARKGVTVNAVAPGFIETDMTSVVAPAALEAIKSQTPVGRLGKPEEVAHAVCFLASPIAAFITGEVINVNGGLYMG